One segment of Strix aluco isolate bStrAlu1 chromosome 4, bStrAlu1.hap1, whole genome shotgun sequence DNA contains the following:
- the SLC25A4 gene encoding ADP/ATP translocase 1 codes for MGDQALSFLKDFLAGGIAAAISKTAVAPIERVKLLLQVQHASKQITAEKQYKGIIDCIVRIPKEQGIISFWRGNLANVIRYFPTQALNFAFKDKYKQIFLGGVDRHKQFWRYFAGNLASGGAAGATSLCFVYPLDFARTRLAADVGKGATEREFTGLGDCIVKIFKSDGLKGLYQGFSVSVQGIIIYRAAYFGVYDTAKGMLPDPKNVHIVVSWMIAQTVTAVAGLVSYPFDTVRRRMMMQSGRKGADIMYKGTIDCWKKIAKDEGSKAFFKGAWSNVLRGMGGAFVLVLYDEIKKYV; via the exons ATGGGTGACCAAGCGCTCAGCTTCCTCAAGGACTTTTTGGCCGGCGGGATCGCTGCCGCCATCTCTAAGACAGCTGTCGCCCCCATCGAGAGAGTGAAGTTGCTGCTGCAG GTCCAGCATGCCAGCAAACAGATCACGGCAGAGAAGCAGTACAAGGGCATCATCGACTGCATAGTCCGCATCCCCAAGGAGCAAGGCATCATCTCCTTCTGGAGAGGCAACCTGGCCAACGTCATCCGATACTTCCCCACCCAGGCCCTCAACTTCGCCTTCAAGGACAAGTACAAGCAGATCTTCCTGGGGGGAGTGGACAGGCACAAGCAGTTCTGGCGCTACTTCGCAGGGAACCTGGCGTCCGGGGGTGCCGCAGGAGCCACCTCCCTCTGCTTCGTCTACCCGCTGGATTTTGCCAGGACCCGGCTGGCGGCTGATGTGGGCAAAGGAGCCACTGAGAGGGAGTTCACTGGGCTGGGCGACTGCATCGTCAAGATCTTCAAGTCTGATGGCTTGAAGGGCCTGTACCAAGGATTCAGCGTGTCTGTCCAGGGCATCATCATCTACAGAGCAGCCTATTTTGGGGTTTATGACACGGCCAAGG GTATGTTGCCTGATCCAAAGAATGTGCATATCGTAGTGAGCTGGATGATTGCCCAGACTGTCACTGCAGTAGCAGGGCTGGTTTCTTACCCTTTTGATACTGTGCGACGTAGGATGATGATGCAGTCTGGACGAAAGGGAG CTGATATTATGTACAAGGGCACAATTGATTGCTGGAAGAAGATAGCCAAAGATGAAGGATCCAAAGCGTTCTTCAAAGGTGCCTGGTCGAATGTGTTGAGAGGCATGGGCGGAGCTTTTGTATTAGTACTTTATGATGAAATCAAGAAATATGTCTAA